A single genomic interval of Chitinivibrionia bacterium harbors:
- a CDS encoding biopolymer transporter ExbD, whose protein sequence is MPQRKKRKRTLESSINITNMIDVVFTLLIIFMITAPMLTQGVQVNLPNANAENLEIDQTVIEISITKENEIFIDRNPVPLSEFPREFSAVFQNRFDTPIFVSADREVPYGFFVRVISEIQNAGGVRLGFLTEPLEN, encoded by the coding sequence ATGCCGCAAAGAAAAAAACGCAAAAGAACGCTCGAAAGCAGTATCAATATCACCAATATGATTGACGTGGTTTTCACGCTTCTTATAATATTTATGATAACCGCGCCTATGCTTACCCAAGGCGTTCAGGTAAATTTGCCCAACGCCAACGCCGAAAATTTGGAAATCGACCAAACCGTAATAGAAATAAGCATTACAAAAGAAAACGAGATTTTTATAGACAGAAATCCTGTGCCGCTCAGCGAATTTCCGAGAGAGTTCAGCGCAGTTTTCCAAAACAGATTTGACACGCCGATTTTTGTTTCCGCCGACAGAGAAGTGCCTTACGGTTTCTTTGTTAGGGTAATTTCGGAGATACAAAACGCGGGCGGAGTAAGATTGGGCTTTTTGACCGAACCTCTTGAA